In Streptococcus dysgalactiae subsp. dysgalactiae, the following are encoded in one genomic region:
- the arcC gene encoding carbamate kinase — protein sequence MTKQKIVVALGGNAILSTDASAKAQQEALISTSKSLVKLIKEGHEVIVTHGNGPQVGNLLLQQAAADSEKNPAMPLDTCVAMTEGSIGFWLVNALDNELQAQGIQKEVAAVVTQVIVDAKDPAFENPTKPIGPFLTEEDAKKQMAESGASFKEDAGRGWRKVVPSPKPVGIKEANVIRSLVDSGVVVVSAGGGGVPVVEDATSKTLTGVEAVIDKDFASQTLSELVDADLFIVLTGVDNVYVNFNKPDQTKLEEVTVSQMKEYITQDQFAPGSMLPKVEAAIAFVENKPNAKAIITSLENIDNVLSANAGTQIIAG from the coding sequence ATGACGAAACAAAAAATCGTGGTCGCACTTGGAGGAAATGCTATTCTTTCAACAGATGCGTCAGCAAAAGCACAACAAGAAGCCTTGATTTCCACATCAAAATCATTGGTTAAATTAATTAAAGAAGGTCATGAAGTTATCGTGACCCACGGCAATGGCCCACAAGTTGGTAACCTCTTGTTACAACAAGCGGCAGCAGATTCTGAAAAGAATCCAGCCATGCCTTTGGACACTTGTGTTGCCATGACAGAAGGTAGCATCGGTTTTTGGTTAGTCAATGCCCTTGATAATGAATTGCAAGCCCAAGGCATTCAAAAAGAAGTAGCAGCTGTTGTCACTCAAGTGATCGTGGATGCCAAAGACCCAGCTTTTGAAAACCCAACAAAACCAATTGGCCCATTCCTTACCGAAGAAGATGCCAAAAAACAAATGGCAGAGTCTGGTGCAAGTTTCAAAGAAGATGCTGGTCGTGGCTGGCGTAAGGTTGTACCATCACCAAAACCAGTTGGCATTAAAGAAGCCAACGTCATCAGAAGTCTGGTTGATTCTGGCGTCGTTGTGGTTAGTGCTGGTGGTGGCGGTGTGCCTGTTGTGGAAGATGCAACTAGCAAGACCCTTACGGGTGTGGAAGCCGTTATTGACAAGGACTTTGCTAGCCAAACCCTTTCAGAATTGGTGGATGCAGACCTCTTTATCGTTTTGACAGGGGTTGACAATGTTTATGTTAACTTCAACAAACCTGATCAAACAAAATTGGAAGAAGTAACGGTCTCTCAAATGAAAGAGTACATCACACAAGACCAATTTGCACCAGGTAGTATGTTACCAAAAGTGGAAGCTGCCATTGCTTTTGTGGAAAACAAACCAAATGCCAAAGCCATTATCACATCACTCGAAAACATTGACAATGTGTTGTCAGCAAATGCTGGTACACAAATTATCGCAGGCTAA
- a CDS encoding dipeptidase, translating into MESYINPQHQEACVAAIKQIVSYPSVLNEGENGTPFGQAIQDVLEATLNLCQGLGFHTYIDPKGYYGYAELGNQKEVLAILCHLDVVPEGDRQLWQTDPFDCVEADGCLFGRGTQDDKGPSMMALFATKALIDAGVTFNKRIRFIFGTDEETLWRCMNRYNELEEKATFGFAPDSSFPLTYAEKGLLQAKLVGKGSDKLSLEIGQAYNVVPARASYQGDKLETLQKELDKLGFEYVVKEDSLTVYGLAQHAKDAPDGINALIRLAKALVVLEPNETLDFLANVVDEDGRAINIFGPVEDEPSGKLSFNAAGLTLTKDKAEIRLDIRIPVLADKEKLVQQLSQKAQEYGLTYQEFDYLAPLYVPLESELVTTLLTVYREKTGDQSPAQSSGGATFARTMDNCVAFGALFPDAVQTEHQENEHIVLADAYRAMDIYAEAIYRLTR; encoded by the coding sequence ATGGAATCCTATATCAACCCCCAACATCAAGAGGCCTGTGTGGCTGCCATTAAACAGATTGTTTCCTACCCTTCTGTTCTTAATGAAGGGGAAAATGGCACACCTTTTGGACAGGCCATTCAAGACGTTCTTGAAGCCACTTTAAACTTATGTCAAGGCCTTGGCTTCCATACTTATATAGATCCTAAGGGTTATTATGGTTATGCTGAGTTAGGTAATCAAAAAGAGGTCTTGGCTATTCTGTGCCATTTAGATGTTGTCCCAGAAGGGGACCGTCAGTTATGGCAGACAGATCCATTTGACTGTGTCGAAGCCGATGGTTGTTTGTTTGGGCGCGGTACTCAAGACGACAAAGGGCCTAGCATGATGGCGCTTTTTGCCACCAAAGCCTTGATAGATGCAGGTGTAACCTTTAATAAACGCATTCGCTTTATTTTCGGGACAGACGAAGAAACCTTGTGGCGGTGCATGAATCGCTACAATGAGCTAGAAGAAAAAGCGACCTTTGGGTTTGCTCCTGACTCAAGTTTTCCATTAACTTATGCCGAAAAAGGCCTACTTCAGGCAAAACTAGTGGGGAAAGGTTCTGATAAACTGTCACTTGAAATCGGACAAGCCTACAATGTTGTTCCTGCAAGAGCCTCTTATCAAGGTGATAAGCTGGAGACATTGCAAAAAGAACTAGATAAGCTTGGCTTTGAGTATGTCGTCAAAGAGGACAGTTTAACGGTTTATGGTCTCGCTCAGCATGCTAAAGATGCTCCGGATGGGATCAATGCCCTCATCAGACTTGCCAAAGCCTTAGTGGTCCTTGAACCCAATGAAACCCTTGATTTCCTTGCCAATGTCGTTGATGAAGATGGCAGAGCAATCAACATTTTTGGACCAGTCGAAGATGAACCTTCAGGCAAATTGAGTTTTAACGCCGCAGGGCTTACCTTAACCAAAGATAAGGCAGAAATTCGCCTAGACATTCGGATTCCAGTTCTGGCGGATAAGGAAAAATTGGTCCAACAATTAAGCCAAAAAGCGCAAGAATATGGTCTAACCTACCAAGAATTTGATTATTTGGCACCTTTATATGTGCCATTAGAGAGTGAATTGGTAACGACCCTATTAACAGTCTATCGGGAAAAAACCGGTGATCAAAGCCCTGCCCAATCATCAGGAGGGGCAACCTTTGCCAGAACAATGGACAATTGTGTTGCCTTTGGTGCCCTTTTCCCTGATGCTGTTCAAACGGAACACCAAGAAAATGAACACATCGTTTTAGCGGATGCTTACCGCGCTATGGATATTTATGCGGAAGCTATTTACCGACTAACGCGATAA
- a CDS encoding YfcC family protein, protein MTEEKKRGFRIPSSYTVLFIIIAIMAVLTWFIPAGAYETAKDGGVISGTYKTVASNPQGFFDILMAPVRGMLGVEGTDGAIQVSFFILMVGGFLGVVNKTGALDTGIASVVRKNKGREKMLIAILIPLFALGGSTYGMGEETMAFYPLLIPVMIAVGFDSIVAVAIILIGSQIGCLASTINPFATGVAADAAGVSIADGMIWRIIQWFILVGMSIWFVYNYASKIEKDPSKSLVADKAEEHKEFFQLQNSGEELSKRQRHVLAIFTLTFVIMILSLIPWEDFGIKLFTNINTWLTTMPILGGAIGKTMGAFGTWYFPEITMLFIMMGVLVAIVYRMSEDDFLSSFLTGAGEFLGVAIICAIARGIQVIMNGGMITATILHWGETGLSGLSSQVFIILAYIFYLPMSFLIPSTSGLAGATMGIMAPLGQFSNVPAHLVITAFQSASGILNMISPTSAIVMGALALGRVDLGTWWKFIGKFIVMVMLVSVLLLVVATFF, encoded by the coding sequence ATGACAGAAGAAAAAAAACGGGGCTTTAGAATCCCTTCTTCTTACACCGTTCTTTTTATCATTATTGCCATTATGGCAGTATTAACCTGGTTTATTCCAGCTGGTGCCTATGAAACTGCCAAAGACGGTGGCGTTATTTCAGGCACTTACAAAACTGTGGCATCCAATCCTCAAGGTTTCTTTGACATCTTGATGGCGCCTGTCCGAGGCATGTTGGGTGTTGAAGGTACTGATGGAGCTATTCAAGTGTCTTTCTTTATCCTAATGGTTGGTGGCTTTTTAGGAGTTGTCAATAAAACAGGTGCCCTTGATACAGGAATCGCATCTGTTGTTCGTAAAAACAAAGGCAGAGAAAAAATGCTGATTGCTATTTTGATTCCTTTGTTCGCATTAGGTGGCTCTACTTATGGTATGGGTGAAGAAACCATGGCTTTCTACCCACTTTTGATTCCAGTAATGATTGCCGTTGGTTTTGACAGTATTGTTGCTGTGGCTATTATTCTGATTGGTTCTCAAATTGGGTGTTTGGCTTCAACAATTAACCCATTCGCCACAGGTGTAGCAGCAGATGCTGCTGGTGTTAGTATTGCAGACGGGATGATTTGGCGGATTATTCAATGGTTTATCCTTGTCGGCATGTCCATTTGGTTCGTTTACAATTATGCTAGTAAGATTGAAAAAGATCCAAGCAAATCGTTGGTTGCAGACAAGGCAGAAGAGCATAAGGAATTTTTCCAATTGCAAAATTCTGGTGAAGAACTAAGCAAACGCCAACGTCATGTTCTTGCTATTTTTACCTTGACTTTTGTCATTATGATTCTTAGTTTGATTCCGTGGGAAGATTTTGGTATCAAGCTATTTACTAATATTAATACTTGGTTAACCACTATGCCTATTTTAGGTGGCGCTATTGGGAAAACCATGGGAGCATTTGGTACATGGTACTTCCCAGAAATTACTATGCTCTTTATCATGATGGGGGTATTGGTTGCTATCGTTTATCGTATGAGTGAAGATGATTTCCTTAGTTCCTTCTTGACTGGTGCAGGTGAATTCTTGGGCGTAGCCATAATCTGTGCAATTGCGCGTGGTATTCAAGTTATCATGAACGGCGGTATGATTACAGCCACTATTCTTCACTGGGGTGAAACTGGACTTTCAGGATTGTCTTCTCAAGTCTTTATCATTCTTGCCTATATTTTCTATCTCCCAATGTCCTTCTTGATTCCATCAACATCAGGACTTGCTGGGGCAACAATGGGTATTATGGCACCGCTTGGACAATTCTCAAATGTTCCTGCCCATCTTGTTATTACAGCCTTCCAGTCAGCTTCTGGTATTTTGAACATGATTTCTCCAACTTCAGCAATCGTTATGGGAGCTCTTGCGCTTGGTCGAGTTGACCTTGGTACTTGGTGGAAATTCATTGGTAAATTTATTGTAATGGTAATGCTTGTGAGCGTGCTATTACTTGTAGTTGCAACATTCTTTTAA
- the argF gene encoding ornithine carbamoyltransferase, protein MTQVFQGRSFLAEKDFTRAELEYLIDFSAHLKDLKKRGVPHHYLEGKNIALLFEKTSTRTRAAFTTAAIDLGAHPEYLGANDIQLGKKESTEDTAKVLGRMFDGIEFRGFSQRMVEELAEFSGVPVWNGLTDEWHPTQMLADYLTVKENFGKLEGLTLVYCGDGRNNVANSLLVTGAILGVNVHIFSPKELFPEEEIVTLAEGYAKESGARILITEDADEAVKGADVLYTDVWVSMGEEDKFKERVELLQPYQVNMDLVKKAGNDKLIFLHCLPAFHDTNTVYGKDVAEKFGVKEMEVTDEVFRSKYARHFDQAENRMHTIKAVMAATLGNLFIPKV, encoded by the coding sequence ATGACACAAGTATTTCAAGGACGTAGCTTCCTAGCAGAAAAAGATTTTACACGCGCTGAATTAGAATACCTCATTGATTTTTCAGCTCATTTGAAAGATTTGAAAAAACGTGGTGTGCCTCATCACTACTTAGAAGGTAAAAACATTGCCCTCTTGTTTGAAAAAACATCAACTCGTACGCGTGCAGCTTTTACAACAGCAGCCATTGACCTAGGTGCTCACCCAGAATACCTTGGTGCCAATGACATCCAACTTGGTAAAAAAGAATCAACTGAAGACACTGCCAAAGTATTGGGTCGTATGTTTGATGGGATTGAATTCCGTGGCTTTAGCCAACGTATGGTTGAAGAATTGGCAGAATTCTCAGGTGTGCCAGTTTGGAATGGTTTGACTGATGAATGGCATCCAACCCAAATGCTTGCTGACTATTTAACAGTGAAAGAAAATTTTGGCAAACTTGAGGGCCTTACCCTTGTTTACTGTGGTGATGGACGTAATAACGTTGCCAATTCCCTTCTTGTGACTGGTGCTATCCTTGGGGTTAATGTTCATATCTTCTCACCAAAAGAACTCTTCCCAGAAGAAGAGATTGTGACATTAGCTGAAGGCTATGCTAAAGAAAGCGGTGCTCGTATTCTCATCACAGAAGATGCTGACGAAGCTGTTAAAGGCGCAGATGTGCTTTACACAGACGTTTGGGTATCAATGGGTGAAGAAGACAAATTCAAAGAACGTGTTGAATTGCTTCAACCATATCAAGTCAACATGGACCTTGTTAAAAAAGCAGGAAATGATAAACTTATCTTCTTGCACTGCTTGCCAGCTTTCCATGACACCAACACCGTTTATGGTAAAGATGTTGCTGAAAAATTCGGCGTGAAAGAAATGGAAGTCACTGATGAAGTCTTCCGCAGTAAATACGCTCGTCATTTTGACCAAGCTGAAAACCGTATGCACACTATCAAAGCGGTCATGGCAGCAACTCTTGGCAACCTCTTTATTCCAAAAGTGTAA
- the arcA gene encoding arginine deiminase: MTAQTPIHVYSEIGKLKKVLLHRPGKEIENLMPDYLERLLFDDIPFLEDAQKEHDAFAQALRDEGVEVLYLETLAAESLVTPEIREAFIDEFLSEANIRGRATKKAIRELLMAIEDNQELIEKTMAGVQKSELPEIPASEKGLTDLVESNYPFAIDPMPNLYFTRDPFATIGTGVSLNHMFSETRNRETLYGKYIFTHHPIYGGGKVPMVYDRNETTRIEGGDELVLSKDVLAVGISQRTDAASIEKLLVNIFKQNLGFKKVLAFEFANNRKFMHLDTVFTMVDYDKFTIHPEIEGDLRVYSVTYDNEELHIVEEKGDLAELLASNLGVEKVDLIRCGGDNLVAAGREQWNDGSNTLTIAPGVVVVYNRNTITNAILESKGLKLIKIHGSELVRGRGGPRCMSMPFEREDI, from the coding sequence ATGACTGCTCAAACACCAATTCATGTCTATTCTGAAATTGGAAAATTAAAAAAAGTGTTGCTCCACAGACCTGGTAAGGAAATTGAAAATCTTATGCCAGACTACTTGGAACGCTTGTTATTTGATGACATTCCATTCTTAGAGGATGCCCAAAAAGAACACGATGCTTTTGCCCAAGCTTTACGTGACGAAGGTGTGGAAGTACTGTATCTTGAAACCTTAGCTGCAGAATCTCTTGTCACTCCAGAAATTCGCGAAGCTTTCATTGATGAGTTCCTAAGCGAAGCTAACATTCGTGGAAGAGCTACTAAAAAAGCTATTCGTGAATTGTTGATGGCTATCGAAGACAATCAAGAATTGATTGAAAAAACCATGGCAGGAGTTCAAAAATCTGAACTTCCAGAGATCCCAGCATCTGAAAAAGGCTTGACTGACTTGGTTGAATCCAATTACCCATTTGCGATCGACCCAATGCCAAACCTTTATTTCACACGGGACCCATTCGCAACTATCGGTACGGGTGTTTCTCTCAACCACATGTTCTCAGAAACGCGTAACCGTGAAACCCTTTATGGTAAATACATTTTCACTCATCACCCAATCTATGGTGGTGGCAAAGTGCCTATGGTTTATGACCGTAATGAAACCACTCGTATTGAAGGTGGGGACGAACTTGTTCTTTCAAAAGATGTGCTTGCGGTTGGTATTTCTCAACGTACAGATGCTGCTTCTATTGAAAAATTGTTGGTTAACATCTTTAAACAAAATCTTGGTTTCAAGAAAGTATTGGCCTTTGAATTTGCAAATAACCGTAAATTCATGCACTTAGACACTGTCTTTACCATGGTCGACTATGACAAATTTACCATTCACCCAGAAATTGAAGGCGACCTTCGTGTTTACTCTGTCACTTACGACAATGAAGAACTTCATATCGTTGAAGAAAAAGGTGATTTAGCAGAACTTCTTGCTTCTAACCTTGGTGTTGAAAAAGTTGACCTTATCCGTTGTGGTGGTGACAACTTAGTAGCAGCAGGTCGTGAACAATGGAACGATGGTTCTAACACCCTTACTATCGCACCAGGTGTGGTTGTGGTTTATAACCGTAACACCATTACTAATGCCATTCTTGAATCTAAAGGCTTGAAGTTGATTAAGATTCACGGAAGTGAATTGGTTCGCGGTCGTGGTGGACCTCGTTGTATGTCAATGCCATTTGAACGTGAAGATATTTAG
- a CDS encoding Crp/Fnr family transcriptional regulator, which produces MIRREDYQYLRKLNDFRHFSIEQFDKIVGQMEFRKAKKDHILFFEGDKRDKLFLVTSGYFKVEQSDQSGTFMYTDFIRHGTIFPYGGLFTDDYYHFSVVAMTDVTYFYLPTELFEDYSIQNRQQMKHLYSKMSKLLELHELKVRNLITSSASSRVIQSLAILLVEMGKDSDTLPFQLTTTDIAQMSGTTRETVSYVLRDLKKDKLITIKGKYLTYLDKDYFLQYTK; this is translated from the coding sequence GTGATTCGAAGAGAAGATTACCAATACCTTAGAAAATTAAATGATTTTCGTCACTTTTCTATTGAACAATTTGACAAAATTGTGGGTCAAATGGAATTCCGAAAAGCTAAAAAAGATCATATCCTTTTTTTCGAAGGGGACAAGAGAGACAAGCTTTTTCTAGTGACCTCTGGTTATTTCAAGGTGGAGCAGTCCGATCAATCAGGAACTTTCATGTATACGGATTTCATCAGACACGGCACCATTTTTCCTTACGGTGGCCTCTTTACAGATGATTATTACCATTTTTCAGTAGTAGCCATGACAGATGTGACCTATTTTTACCTGCCTACCGAACTTTTTGAAGACTACTCCATCCAAAACCGTCAACAAATGAAACACTTGTATAGTAAGATGTCTAAGCTGCTCGAGTTACATGAGTTGAAGGTCCGAAATTTGATTACATCAAGTGCCAGTTCTCGTGTGATTCAGTCTTTGGCAATTTTATTAGTGGAAATGGGGAAAGACAGTGATACTTTACCTTTTCAGTTGACTACGACTGACATTGCCCAGATGAGTGGGACTACAAGAGAAACTGTCAGCTATGTGTTGAGAGACTTGAAAAAAGACAAGTTGATCACCATTAAAGGGAAGTACTTGACCTATTTAGACAAAGATTACTTCTTACAGTATACAAAATGA
- a CDS encoding arginine repressor, whose amino-acid sequence MNKKETRHQLIRSLISETTIHTQQELQERLRKNGITITQATLSRDMKELNLVKVTSGNDTHYEALAISQTRWEHRLRFYMEDALVMLKVVQNQIILKTLPGLAQSFGSILDAMQIPEIVATVCGDDTCLIVCEDNEQAKACYETLSHYTPPFFFSNK is encoded by the coding sequence ATGAATAAGAAAGAGACACGTCATCAACTGATACGTTCCCTCATCTCCGAAACAACCATACATACCCAGCAAGAATTGCAGGAGCGATTGCGTAAAAATGGCATTACCATTACACAGGCAACCCTATCTCGTGACATGAAGGAATTAAATCTGGTTAAAGTGACTTCTGGTAACGATACACACTATGAAGCGCTAGCTATTTCACAAACCCGCTGGGAACATCGGCTTCGTTTTTACATGGAAGATGCCTTGGTCATGTTAAAGGTGGTTCAAAACCAAATCATTTTAAAAACCCTACCAGGACTGGCTCAATCTTTTGGATCCATCTTAGATGCCATGCAAATTCCAGAAATTGTAGCAACGGTTTGCGGGGATGATACTTGTTTGATCGTTTGCGAGGACAATGAGCAAGCTAAGGCTTGTTACGAAACCCTCAGTCACTACACGCCACCTTTCTTCTTTAGTAACAAATAA
- a CDS encoding B3/B4 domain-containing protein: MVQFVADQSFWELFPDAKLGVVLLKDVQNQGESPEDVKQLLGDSHELAKAYLTADNFSDNQVVQVYRKAYQQFKTKKGARSSIEALLKRVSNGQTLPSINPLVDIYNAVSLRFGLPVGAEDSDSFVGDLRLTVTDGGDDFYLFGDADNNPTLPNELCYKDDIGAVCRCLNWRDGERTMVTEHTKNAFLIIEALDQEGQNRLQHALDFIEGSAKMYLHAITSLHMLDKDNPHVTLFTEN, translated from the coding sequence ATGGTTCAATTTGTAGCAGATCAAAGTTTTTGGGAACTTTTTCCAGATGCCAAACTAGGTGTCGTCTTATTAAAGGATGTTCAGAATCAAGGGGAGTCACCAGAAGATGTCAAACAGCTATTAGGAGACAGCCATGAGTTGGCAAAAGCTTATTTAACAGCAGACAATTTTAGTGATAATCAGGTAGTTCAAGTCTACCGCAAGGCCTATCAACAATTTAAAACCAAAAAAGGGGCTCGCTCTAGCATTGAAGCTCTTCTCAAGCGAGTATCAAATGGTCAAACGCTTCCGTCTATTAACCCACTAGTGGATATTTATAATGCGGTTAGTCTACGTTTTGGTTTACCTGTTGGAGCCGAAGACAGTGACAGTTTTGTTGGAGATTTACGTTTGACGGTAACAGATGGTGGTGACGACTTTTACTTGTTTGGGGATGCTGACAACAACCCAACCTTGCCGAATGAACTGTGTTATAAGGATGATATTGGAGCGGTTTGCCGTTGCCTTAACTGGCGAGATGGTGAACGCACCATGGTGACAGAACACACTAAAAATGCTTTTTTGATTATCGAAGCCCTTGATCAAGAAGGTCAGAATAGGTTACAACATGCTCTTGACTTCATTGAAGGCAGCGCTAAAATGTACCTTCATGCAATCACTTCTTTGCATATGTTGGATAAAGACAATCCACACGTGACACTTTTTACAGAAAACTAG
- a CDS encoding MmcQ/YjbR family DNA-binding protein: protein MSLATDYFSRQTPIVEKLIAYGFEKRDNGYFYNEQFMEEEFEAQLRIDEAGNIWDRVIDCDLEEDYLPLQQAACQGTYSGQVRAAYLELLERLSVACFEATPFQSMQANRLAKHITKEWSDPMDYPFEKHPDLATYRVGGKWYAMIFSLLADKLDQIPERLVGQICEVMTVKVNPKNLPQLLQQEGIYPAYHMSKNNWVSVVLDDKVTDDQLLGLVTQSRQLVNPKGLSNPNGPDYWVIPANLKYYDIDAEFAANDVILWTQKAGIAVGDYVLIYMTAPVKSIRYTCQVLETNISNQGYRKNSNIDKLMRLRKCQQYEDDLLSFDLMKEHGVAAVRGPRRLSSQLIAFLKEKEYLKENN, encoded by the coding sequence ATGAGTTTAGCAACTGACTATTTTAGCCGACAGACCCCCATAGTTGAAAAGTTAATAGCTTACGGGTTTGAGAAACGAGACAATGGTTACTTCTATAACGAACAGTTTATGGAAGAGGAATTTGAGGCGCAACTTAGAATTGATGAGGCTGGTAATATCTGGGACAGGGTTATTGATTGTGACTTGGAGGAGGATTATTTGCCTTTACAACAGGCAGCCTGCCAAGGAACCTATAGTGGGCAGGTCAGAGCGGCCTATTTGGAACTTTTGGAGCGTTTATCAGTAGCCTGTTTTGAAGCCACTCCTTTTCAGTCAATGCAAGCTAATAGACTTGCTAAGCATATCACCAAAGAATGGTCTGACCCAATGGACTATCCTTTTGAGAAGCACCCAGACCTTGCAACTTATCGGGTAGGGGGGAAATGGTATGCCATGATTTTTTCTCTCTTGGCTGATAAATTGGACCAGATACCAGAGAGATTAGTAGGACAGATATGTGAAGTGATGACTGTCAAAGTTAATCCCAAGAATTTACCTCAGTTACTGCAGCAAGAGGGCATTTACCCTGCCTACCATATGTCAAAAAACAATTGGGTTAGTGTTGTCTTGGATGATAAAGTAACAGATGATCAGCTTTTGGGGTTAGTCACTCAAAGTCGTCAACTAGTCAACCCCAAGGGTCTTTCTAATCCTAATGGTCCTGATTATTGGGTCATTCCAGCTAATTTGAAATACTATGATATTGATGCAGAATTTGCAGCCAATGATGTGATTTTATGGACTCAAAAAGCTGGTATTGCCGTGGGAGACTACGTGCTGATTTATATGACAGCCCCAGTCAAATCCATTCGCTATACCTGCCAAGTTCTAGAAACCAATATATCTAACCAAGGCTATCGTAAAAATTCTAACATTGACAAACTCATGCGTCTCCGAAAATGCCAACAGTACGAGGATGATCTCTTGTCTTTTGATCTTATGAAAGAACATGGCGTAGCTGCAGTGAGAGGACCAAGACGATTAAGCTCTCAATTAATTGCATTTTTAAAGGAAAAAGAGTATCTTAAAGAAAATAACTAA
- a CDS encoding cache domain-containing sensor histidine kinase, which yields MRRYPLLVQLISYIFVMVLALITTLGLLYYQTSSRNIRQLIERDTRQSIRQSSQFIDAYIKPLKETTSVLAKNSEIQAFASQIHQEDDKQVLQLMKMILATNSDLQAAVLVTKDGRTVSTKPQLTMKTSRDMMAETWYKAAIDRQAMPVLTPARQLSLSSKKEWVVSVTQEVVDAAGHNLGVLRLDIAYPTIKASLDHLQLGRQGFAFIVNDKHEFVYHPKKSVYSSSREMAAMKPYLAIKNGYAKDKSSFVYQKVIPNSQWTLIGVASLDQLHRVQRQIFWSFLGMGLLACFICGLTTILVLRKWIRPIQQLQQVILAIQKGDRQLRAQETGSPELTDLAQQFNALLDQIDSLMVAVADKEKAIGQYRLQALASQINPHFLYNTLDTIIWMAEFNDSKRVVEVTKSLAKYFRLALNQGNDYIRLADELDHVSQYLFIQKQRYGDKLTYDVQGLDAYADFVIPKLILQPLVENAIYHGIKEVDHKGMIKVTVSETAQHLILTVWDNGKGIEASALTNSQSLLTRGGVGLKNVDQRLKFQYGEAYQMTIQSQSDQFTEIKLSLPKMHELMADNTQENE from the coding sequence ATGAGGCGTTACCCTCTACTGGTTCAGTTGATTTCGTATATCTTTGTCATGGTGCTTGCCCTTATTACCACACTGGGCTTACTCTATTACCAGACCAGTTCTCGTAATATCAGGCAGTTAATTGAACGTGATACCCGGCAGAGCATCCGGCAAAGTTCCCAATTCATTGACGCTTACATCAAGCCTCTCAAAGAAACAACTTCGGTGCTGGCGAAAAATTCAGAAATTCAAGCCTTTGCTAGTCAAATTCATCAAGAAGACGACAAGCAGGTTCTTCAGCTCATGAAGATGATTCTTGCGACCAATTCCGATTTACAAGCAGCTGTTCTGGTGACTAAGGATGGTCGAACTGTGTCTACCAAACCTCAGTTGACCATGAAAACCTCCCGTGACATGATGGCAGAAACCTGGTATAAAGCAGCCATAGACCGTCAAGCCATGCCAGTCTTGACCCCAGCCCGACAACTGTCCCTCTCCTCTAAAAAAGAGTGGGTAGTCTCTGTGACACAAGAAGTAGTGGATGCTGCTGGTCATAATTTAGGCGTGCTAAGACTTGATATTGCATATCCGACCATTAAAGCGTCTTTAGACCATCTCCAGCTAGGCCGCCAAGGCTTTGCCTTTATTGTGAATGATAAGCATGAATTTGTTTACCATCCCAAAAAGAGTGTTTACAGCTCTTCTCGAGAAATGGCTGCGATGAAACCTTATTTGGCTATTAAAAATGGCTACGCTAAGGATAAATCATCCTTTGTTTATCAAAAGGTTATTCCAAATAGTCAATGGACTTTGATTGGTGTTGCTTCCTTGGACCAATTGCACCGGGTCCAACGTCAGATTTTTTGGTCCTTCCTTGGGATGGGACTTCTAGCCTGTTTTATCTGTGGCCTTACGACTATTTTAGTCTTACGTAAATGGATTCGTCCCATTCAACAATTGCAGCAGGTGATTCTGGCTATTCAAAAAGGGGACCGTCAGCTGCGCGCCCAAGAAACGGGTTCTCCGGAATTGACAGACCTTGCCCAGCAGTTTAATGCGCTCTTAGATCAAATTGATAGCTTAATGGTTGCCGTTGCGGATAAGGAAAAGGCGATTGGGCAGTACAGGTTACAAGCCTTGGCTAGTCAGATTAACCCGCATTTTCTTTATAACACCTTGGACACTATTATTTGGATGGCAGAATTTAATGACAGCAAGCGCGTGGTAGAAGTGACCAAGTCTCTAGCTAAGTATTTTCGTTTGGCCCTTAATCAGGGGAATGATTATATTCGTTTAGCAGATGAACTGGATCACGTTAGCCAATACCTCTTTATTCAAAAACAGCGTTATGGAGACAAGTTAACTTATGACGTTCAAGGCTTAGATGCCTATGCCGATTTTGTTATTCCTAAACTCATCTTACAACCCTTGGTGGAAAATGCCATTTACCACGGAATTAAAGAAGTGGACCACAAGGGCATGATCAAGGTTACGGTATCTGAGACAGCTCAACATCTGATTTTGACCGTCTGGGATAATGGTAAAGGAATAGAAGCATCTGCTTTAACCAATAGTCAAAGTTTACTGACTAGAGGAGGAGTAGGTCTTAAAAACGTCGACCAACGATTGAAGTTCCAATATGGAGAGGCTTATCAGATGACCATTCAAAGTCAGTCAGACCAGTTCACTGAAATAAAATTAAGCCTTCCTAAAATGCATGAGTTAATGGCAGACAACACACAGGAAAACGAGTAA